In Ktedonobacteraceae bacterium, a genomic segment contains:
- a CDS encoding tetratricopeptide repeat protein: MNSKITYRQQFTRCGKQRCHKCKDGPGHGPYWYAYWSENGRTISKYIGIHPPADIEISQIVGDQQSSSQARQTEAVPYKSTDANQSGLQAFSTAASNAVFKGLSLPAQKTPGRRAEEDTGVPTHLRVYLLGQFRVERRSGDGWQAVANRKWQRRRARALLGCLLGSPMRRLGREQVMEALWPDLDTETAANRLNGAVHELRQILEPEIARPAASELLRLERDVLILADASHIWVDAEAFETLLNKANVSSDPPEVEKLLEGAAALYAGDYLLEELYSPWTTARRESLRRGWMGLLLNLADLRAARGALASAIEPLERLLSTDPTHETAVRRLMTVLTQLDRRGEALQVYQQLAGILRRDYDNEPMPETRELYEALRQGTAQIPQVQVQKSVKYQFMHYFPNDAGASHGGAHYVPRLPNEISSFQGSSRLPGRHNQSPLVGREKELATMRELMFEIEDGPVVKEGPAAPARGNEGRSHFLLLMGESGIGKTRLAEELSQEAVTRGWSVAWSRAFEQEGTISYRPWTELLRTLLQDSARDFLTSLQGGQAVSPYVEQALPRNALATQQLDFPYNRLERLSVLLPELSPRDAFVQQRTSMPLPPEQERLHLWEATLAVLSILSRTNPVLLVLDDLHWTDDSSLELLAYLARHLEDQRILIVGTCRDAEVMPSSNLRTLINDLRREKVVETLCVKPLTQSQIGSLVAYLPLDIVQSIQTQAGGNPFFAEELARYSGTDTEDTQALAKTTLPETIAAVLDRRLSRLSSDCQALLGKAAVLGGSFEFSQLLFMANDQGTSEDTILDLLEEALRAGLLTEEGTGVRITYHFWHPLIVSHLYERLSAARRAQLHRRAANALLHLHHGRETEVAATITQHLRKGGSDPVQIAHYAEIAGNRAYALSAFSEAQYYYREAIEAITEGSAPEVSAIEQNRLHLASLLERVAECTMVQGNFEEVRILYKRVLELRNQQFVEVAKNRETQELQTLRQQEAQRQAMIWREIGRAWFSTGEYAHAQQCFTHGEQVLREAGVTSGAAWACIQLQHANIARILGNYDEARRYLRVALEILEQVNENQDRYNEYRNRQIDAAHAELETRTERSVIGNPLELGRAHEMLGITEAMAGNNGEALKHLNIALTIFERHDLVMAMAQVCGNLGAAYTMKAENSVARAYFQRSLELAERMGDLPNIAFATGNLADVLARCGDLLGAEAYFKRSLEVAERINDRRELSWCCVEFAQALKDQGNLRGALEHIRRALSLGRSIKNDNIIAYALIALAELRVTQAITICNLQLVDPGEHALLEHPVCRGLLLRARAALQRALALEGLQVEVIVEGQRVMALVSFLFNDLETARQRALRTLEEVCQHQITRELARTHRLIGRILMAQGQGEGANRHFEEALRIFREHEFRLEYARTLYSFSLTLLERKRQKALAMLAEAREIFIDCYAAIDLEMLEQTLARSNVEHVAVAK, encoded by the coding sequence ATGAATAGCAAAATCACCTACCGACAGCAATTTACGCGTTGTGGGAAACAGCGGTGTCATAAATGTAAGGACGGCCCGGGACATGGGCCTTACTGGTATGCATACTGGAGTGAAAATGGTCGCACGATCAGCAAATATATCGGTATACATCCACCCGCGGACATCGAGATTTCCCAAATAGTAGGGGATCAGCAATCATCGTCTCAAGCAAGGCAAACAGAGGCAGTGCCTTACAAGAGTACAGATGCCAATCAGAGCGGGTTGCAGGCTTTTTCCACGGCGGCCAGCAATGCGGTGTTCAAGGGTTTATCGCTTCCTGCGCAAAAAACGCCCGGAAGACGTGCAGAAGAGGATACAGGCGTTCCCACACATTTGCGCGTGTATCTACTTGGTCAATTTCGGGTTGAACGCAGGAGTGGAGATGGCTGGCAGGCAGTTGCCAATCGTAAGTGGCAGCGACGCCGCGCTCGCGCGCTGTTGGGTTGTTTGCTTGGCAGTCCAATGCGGAGGTTAGGAAGAGAGCAGGTGATGGAGGCGCTGTGGCCTGACCTTGATACTGAGACGGCGGCGAATCGCTTAAATGGGGCCGTGCATGAACTGCGTCAGATTCTTGAACCTGAAATCGCGCGCCCGGCGGCATCGGAGTTGCTCAGGCTGGAACGAGATGTGTTGATACTCGCGGATGCCAGTCACATATGGGTGGATGCCGAGGCTTTCGAAACGTTGCTCAATAAGGCAAATGTCAGTTCCGATCCTCCGGAGGTTGAAAAGCTACTCGAGGGGGCGGCGGCATTGTATGCTGGAGATTACCTGCTCGAGGAACTCTATTCGCCGTGGACGACCGCGCGCCGGGAATCGCTGCGCAGGGGTTGGATGGGCCTGTTGCTCAACCTGGCAGATTTGCGGGCAGCGCGAGGAGCTCTTGCCAGCGCGATTGAACCGCTTGAGCGCCTTCTCTCTACAGACCCGACGCATGAAACGGCGGTACGGCGCTTGATGACGGTGCTTACGCAGCTCGACCGGCGCGGGGAGGCGCTACAGGTGTACCAGCAGCTGGCGGGTATCCTGCGGCGCGATTACGACAATGAGCCAATGCCCGAAACACGCGAACTGTATGAGGCGCTGCGGCAGGGTACGGCCCAGATTCCTCAAGTGCAAGTACAGAAAAGCGTCAAATATCAATTCATGCACTATTTCCCAAACGACGCGGGTGCTTCGCACGGCGGCGCGCATTATGTACCACGCCTTCCCAACGAGATTTCCTCGTTTCAGGGAAGCAGCAGGCTACCAGGACGCCACAATCAAAGTCCTCTGGTTGGGCGAGAAAAAGAACTTGCTACCATGCGGGAGCTGATGTTTGAAATTGAAGATGGGCCGGTAGTGAAAGAAGGACCGGCGGCGCCCGCGAGAGGCAACGAGGGTAGGAGTCATTTCCTGCTGTTGATGGGCGAATCTGGTATCGGCAAGACGCGGCTGGCGGAGGAATTGAGCCAGGAGGCGGTGACACGTGGCTGGTCGGTCGCGTGGAGCAGGGCTTTTGAGCAAGAGGGGACTATTTCCTATCGTCCGTGGACCGAACTGCTACGAACGCTATTACAGGATTCGGCGCGAGATTTTCTCACCTCTTTACAGGGAGGTCAGGCTGTCTCGCCTTATGTTGAGCAGGCGCTTCCGAGGAACGCTCTGGCTACACAGCAGCTTGATTTCCCCTACAATCGGCTCGAAAGGCTCAGTGTCCTGTTACCCGAACTTTCTCCACGAGATGCTTTTGTGCAGCAGAGAACATCGATGCCGCTGCCGCCCGAACAAGAGCGGCTCCATTTATGGGAGGCGACACTGGCTGTGCTGAGTATATTGAGCAGAACCAATCCTGTTCTTCTGGTGCTGGATGACTTACACTGGACTGATGATAGCAGTCTCGAATTACTGGCCTACCTTGCTCGTCATCTTGAGGACCAGCGGATTCTGATTGTGGGCACATGTCGCGATGCGGAGGTGATGCCGTCCTCTAATTTACGCACGCTGATTAACGATTTGCGACGTGAGAAGGTCGTCGAGACCTTGTGTGTAAAACCACTCACGCAGAGCCAGATTGGTTCGCTGGTGGCCTATCTTCCGCTGGATATCGTACAGAGTATTCAGACGCAAGCGGGTGGCAATCCGTTCTTTGCTGAAGAGCTGGCACGCTACTCGGGGACGGATACTGAAGATACACAGGCTTTAGCAAAGACGACGCTACCAGAAACAATTGCTGCTGTTCTCGACCGTCGTCTGAGCAGGCTCAGCAGCGACTGCCAGGCGCTTTTAGGTAAAGCGGCGGTACTGGGCGGTTCTTTTGAATTTAGTCAGTTGCTTTTCATGGCAAACGATCAGGGCACAAGCGAGGATACGATTCTCGACTTGCTTGAAGAGGCGCTGCGCGCGGGGTTATTGACGGAGGAGGGAACGGGGGTGCGTATTACCTATCACTTCTGGCATCCCTTGATTGTGAGCCATCTGTATGAGCGGCTCTCGGCGGCCAGGCGCGCCCAATTGCACCGCAGGGCCGCTAATGCACTCTTGCACCTGCATCATGGGCGCGAGACCGAGGTAGCGGCTACGATTACCCAGCACCTGCGCAAGGGTGGCAGCGATCCGGTGCAAATAGCCCATTATGCTGAGATTGCAGGCAATCGTGCCTATGCTCTTTCCGCTTTCTCTGAGGCCCAGTATTATTACCGCGAGGCAATCGAGGCGATTACGGAGGGCAGCGCACCGGAAGTGTCGGCAATTGAGCAGAACCGGTTGCACCTGGCGTCCCTGCTGGAGCGTGTGGCCGAATGCACTATGGTGCAAGGAAATTTTGAGGAGGTGCGGATACTTTATAAACGGGTGCTTGAGTTGCGCAACCAGCAGTTTGTAGAGGTAGCAAAGAATAGAGAGACGCAGGAACTGCAAACGTTGCGGCAGCAGGAGGCGCAAAGGCAGGCGATGATCTGGCGCGAGATAGGGCGCGCGTGGTTTTCGACGGGTGAATACGCGCACGCGCAACAATGCTTTACGCATGGCGAGCAGGTTCTACGCGAGGCCGGAGTGACATCTGGCGCTGCCTGGGCCTGTATTCAACTGCAACACGCAAATATTGCGCGCATTTTAGGAAACTATGATGAGGCGCGTCGATACCTGCGGGTGGCGCTGGAGATTCTGGAGCAGGTCAACGAAAACCAGGACAGGTATAACGAGTATCGCAACAGGCAGATAGACGCTGCGCATGCCGAACTGGAGACGCGCACGGAACGGTCGGTGATCGGGAATCCACTGGAATTAGGACGCGCGCACGAGATGCTTGGCATCACAGAGGCAATGGCGGGCAATAATGGGGAGGCGCTCAAGCATCTGAATATCGCGCTGACGATTTTTGAACGGCATGATCTGGTGATGGCGATGGCGCAGGTATGCGGCAACCTGGGGGCCGCTTATACGATGAAGGCGGAAAATTCGGTTGCGCGCGCCTATTTTCAACGCTCGCTTGAGCTGGCGGAGCGTATGGGGGACCTGCCAAATATTGCGTTTGCCACCGGAAATCTTGCCGATGTGCTGGCGCGTTGCGGCGATTTATTAGGAGCGGAGGCATATTTCAAGCGCAGCCTGGAGGTGGCGGAACGTATCAACGACCGGCGGGAGCTGAGCTGGTGCTGCGTGGAGTTCGCGCAAGCCCTGAAAGACCAGGGCAACCTGCGCGGGGCACTGGAACACATTCGACGCGCCCTATCACTTGGGCGATCAATTAAGAACGACAACATTATTGCCTATGCGCTGATTGCGCTGGCAGAGCTGCGGGTGACGCAGGCAATTACGATCTGCAACTTGCAATTGGTCGATCCAGGAGAACACGCGCTACTGGAGCATCCCGTTTGTCGTGGCCTGCTTTTGAGAGCGAGGGCAGCTTTACAGAGGGCACTGGCGCTGGAGGGTTTGCAGGTTGAGGTGATAGTGGAGGGACAACGTGTGATGGCGCTGGTGTCTTTCTTGTTCAATGACCTGGAGACGGCAAGGCAAAGGGCGCTGCGAACGCTTGAGGAGGTATGCCAACACCAGATCACGCGTGAACTGGCGCGGACACATCGCTTGATTGGACGTATTCTGATGGCACAGGGGCAAGGCGAGGGGGCGAACAGGCATTTTGAGGAGGCGTTGCGGATATTCCGCGAACACGAATTTCGGCTGGAATATGCGCGCACGCTGTACTCTTTTAGCCTGACATTATTGGAACGCAAGAGGCAGAAGGCCCTTGCGATGCTGGCCGAGGCGCGGGAGATCTTCATTGATTGTTATGCTGCAATCGACCTGGAGATGCTTGAACAGACACTTGCCCGCTCCAATGTTGAACATGTGGCGGTGGCGAAGTAA
- a CDS encoding O-methyltransferase: MPDMNDELATLRRDEEVRQRIQDHIERIFAHEDEALRNALASAKQAGLPEIQISPVQGKFLQLLAAACQARKILEIGALGGYSGIWLARALPAGGRFITLEINPTHAEVVRNSFARAGLSDRTEVRVGKALDLLPQMESEAPFDLVFIDADKQPYPQYLEWALRLTRPGSIIVADNCIRGGRGFGDPMDEGSVGVFEYNQRIASDPRLVSLDLAMDDNFTDGFAISVVKE, encoded by the coding sequence ATGCCGGATATGAATGACGAACTGGCGACTTTACGACGGGATGAAGAGGTCCGTCAACGGATACAGGACCATATCGAGCGTATTTTTGCGCATGAGGACGAAGCGCTGCGCAATGCTCTTGCTTCAGCTAAACAGGCGGGGTTACCAGAGATTCAGATCTCGCCGGTACAGGGCAAATTCCTGCAATTGCTGGCAGCGGCCTGCCAGGCGCGTAAAATCCTGGAGATTGGGGCGCTGGGCGGCTATAGTGGTATCTGGTTGGCGCGTGCCTTGCCTGCCGGTGGCCGCTTTATCACGCTTGAAATCAATCCTACGCATGCTGAGGTGGTGCGCAATTCCTTTGCCAGGGCCGGTTTGAGCGATCGGACGGAGGTACGAGTCGGTAAAGCGCTTGATTTGCTGCCGCAGATGGAAAGTGAAGCACCGTTCGACCTCGTTTTCATTGATGCCGATAAGCAGCCATATCCACAGTACCTGGAATGGGCGCTGCGCCTGACACGCCCGGGCAGCATCATTGTAGCGGATAATTGCATTCGCGGCGGCAGGGGATTTGGAGACCCTATGGATGAAGGTTCGGTAGGAGTCTTCGAGTATAACCAGCGTATTGCCAGCGATCCGCGCCTGGTTTCGCTCGACCTCGCTATGGATGATAATTTTACGGATGGGTTTGCTATATCTGTTGTAAAAGAGTAA
- a CDS encoding FAD-binding oxidoreductase, with protein sequence MAASTTEHIVIIGGGATAALSAVRLAERGFRVTVLEKAHIGNGSSSRSSAGIRAQFSTEETVVGMRYSQWWYSHFHDILHSSFEVREQPVIHQNGYLFLYESPDAIPAWQLRRRREVAHIWQHAQATAAMQQRLGLPVELLTPQQVQERWPHLLPDRLIGASWCPTDGFLNPHMIYNEGFRRAQELGVRVEQQIEVLGAVLHENRITSLITNKGTFEADWFVNATNAWAARVSPRIGGMPLPVAPTKRYQYFLKPAQPIMSAEQWQRLPMTIYGLGSYRGAHSRPDHDLLMMMWAHETEPEPQFTDADQDRVDPPFRSDNGIDNYGYAILEQVEQFSPQLANAGGLIATTGGFYGVTPDANPLIGRDTQQENLIHAVGFSGHGLMHAPITAFLIEAILAGDVKNGHVRLPAPFDQASIDLHTFAPGRTFDSSHRETFVL encoded by the coding sequence ATGGCCGCATCTACTACAGAGCATATCGTGATTATTGGGGGTGGGGCAACCGCTGCGTTGAGTGCCGTCCGGCTGGCGGAGCGCGGCTTTCGCGTCACCGTCCTGGAAAAAGCCCATATCGGCAATGGCTCTTCCAGCCGTTCGTCGGCGGGTATCCGGGCGCAGTTCAGTACGGAAGAGACCGTTGTTGGCATGCGCTACAGCCAGTGGTGGTACAGCCACTTCCATGACATCTTACATAGTTCTTTCGAGGTGCGCGAGCAGCCCGTAATCCATCAGAACGGCTACCTCTTCCTCTACGAATCTCCCGACGCCATTCCAGCATGGCAACTGCGCAGGCGCCGCGAAGTTGCTCACATCTGGCAGCACGCGCAGGCAACCGCCGCCATGCAGCAACGCCTGGGACTCCCGGTTGAATTGCTAACTCCGCAACAGGTGCAGGAACGCTGGCCGCACCTGTTGCCTGATCGCTTAATCGGCGCATCCTGGTGTCCAACCGACGGCTTTCTCAACCCCCATATGATCTATAACGAAGGGTTCAGGCGCGCGCAGGAACTGGGCGTGCGAGTAGAGCAGCAGATCGAGGTGCTTGGCGCCGTACTTCATGAGAATCGCATCACATCGCTGATAACAAACAAGGGGACGTTCGAAGCGGATTGGTTCGTCAACGCTACCAATGCCTGGGCTGCCCGTGTGAGTCCTCGCATTGGCGGCATGCCGTTACCGGTTGCTCCTACTAAGCGGTATCAATATTTCCTCAAACCGGCGCAGCCCATCATGAGTGCTGAGCAGTGGCAGCGCCTGCCCATGACGATCTATGGTCTGGGCAGCTACCGCGGCGCGCACTCGCGGCCAGATCACGATCTACTGATGATGATGTGGGCGCACGAGACAGAGCCGGAACCACAGTTCACTGACGCCGACCAGGACCGCGTTGACCCGCCCTTCCGTTCCGATAACGGGATCGATAACTATGGCTACGCTATCCTCGAGCAAGTCGAGCAATTCTCGCCGCAGCTTGCCAATGCAGGCGGTCTGATCGCTACAACCGGCGGCTTCTATGGCGTCACACCCGATGCCAACCCTCTCATTGGCCGCGACACGCAGCAGGAAAATCTCATCCATGCCGTCGGTTTCTCAGGCCATGGGCTGATGCACGCTCCCATCACAGCATTCCTGATCGAAGCCATCCTCGCCGGAGATGTAAAAAACGGCCACGTCCGACTGCCTGCCCCATTTGATCAGGCCAGCATAGACTTGCATACATTTGCTCCTGGCCGCACGTTTGATAGCTCGCACCGGGAAACGTTCGTCCTTTAA
- a CDS encoding PHP domain-containing protein, producing MTIDTDFHSHVSRSSALQMVESAREKGLRILGLSEHDFQMQEIRSLLEHLPQEGVMLSFADYIKEVWTAGRLANFDVRLGMEVDFIPGKNEEIQAAIGDCDWDFLIGSVHEIDGLLFERHRNMGQEAGQDLWRRYFGLLRDAVNSGYFSLVSHPVRMRVGNPHLPPNFDEELERLAAEAARCDVALEINGYDVLTYPSLVRRLAKACAAQGTPVSVGSDAHKPREVAQAHRLTEEIMREAGLSRVRIWKQRVAEEYGI from the coding sequence ATGACCATCGATACAGATTTTCATAGCCATGTTTCGCGCAGTTCTGCCTTGCAAATGGTGGAGTCCGCGCGCGAAAAGGGGCTGCGAATACTGGGGCTTTCAGAGCATGATTTTCAGATGCAGGAGATTCGTTCTCTTCTTGAACACCTGCCGCAAGAAGGAGTGATGCTTTCTTTTGCTGATTATATCAAGGAGGTATGGACGGCTGGCCGGCTGGCGAATTTTGATGTACGCCTGGGCATGGAGGTGGATTTTATTCCCGGCAAGAACGAGGAAATTCAGGCAGCCATAGGTGATTGCGATTGGGATTTTCTAATCGGCTCTGTACACGAGATCGATGGCCTCTTATTCGAGAGGCATCGTAATATGGGCCAGGAAGCTGGTCAAGATCTGTGGAGGCGCTATTTCGGCTTGCTGCGAGATGCGGTGAACAGCGGCTATTTCAGCCTTGTGAGCCATCCGGTGCGGATGCGAGTTGGTAATCCTCATCTACCACCCAATTTTGACGAGGAACTGGAACGATTGGCGGCGGAGGCAGCACGTTGTGATGTGGCATTGGAGATCAATGGGTACGATGTGCTGACGTATCCCAGCCTGGTGCGAAGGCTGGCAAAAGCCTGCGCCGCACAGGGAACGCCGGTAAGCGTTGGTTCGGATGCGCATAAACCTCGGGAAGTAGCCCAGGCCCATCGATTGACAGAGGAGATTATGCGCGAGGCGGGACTATCGAGGGTGAGAATCTGGAAACAGCGCGTCGCGGAGGAATACGGGATATAG
- a CDS encoding RNA polymerase sigma factor — MNVLEDEQQLTLAACQGSVEAFETLVTYYEPRIRRMLYSLTQDVQLTQDLCQDTFLAAYRALPRMNGEELRFAPWLYRIALNQVRSEWRRRKHVTMVPLLPPQGSNDETFDEPSEEYLVSEERFEEQVVVRDLVQRVLTQLPTASALCLLLDAEGFSYREIAETLQDSLSAVRSRLSRARHAFQQIYTRLDQEGRF, encoded by the coding sequence ATGAACGTACTGGAAGATGAGCAGCAGCTCACTCTCGCAGCCTGTCAAGGTTCCGTGGAGGCGTTCGAAACGCTCGTGACCTATTATGAGCCACGTATTCGACGCATGCTTTACAGTCTGACGCAGGATGTGCAATTAACGCAAGACCTTTGCCAGGATACCTTTCTTGCTGCCTATCGTGCCCTGCCGCGCATGAATGGAGAGGAGCTTCGCTTTGCCCCCTGGCTCTATCGCATTGCGCTCAACCAGGTGCGCAGCGAATGGCGGCGTAGAAAGCATGTCACCATGGTCCCGCTCTTGCCTCCACAAGGTTCGAACGACGAGACCTTCGATGAACCCAGCGAGGAATACCTGGTGAGCGAAGAGCGTTTTGAAGAGCAGGTAGTTGTACGTGACCTGGTCCAGCGGGTGTTGACGCAGCTCCCAACAGCTTCGGCCTTGTGCCTGTTGTTGGATGCCGAGGGATTCTCGTATCGCGAGATAGCAGAGACGTTACAAGACTCGTTATCCGCCGTACGCAGTCGCTTATCCCGTGCGCGGCATGCGTTCCAACAAATCTACACGCGGCTCGATCAGGAGGGACGTTTTTGA